From Astyanax mexicanus isolate ESR-SI-001 chromosome 11, AstMex3_surface, whole genome shotgun sequence, the proteins below share one genomic window:
- the chpfa gene encoding chondroitin sulfate synthase 2: MRVSKCLGLVRPVGPVVVGISLGFTLSLLSVSWVEEPCDPVGLVTLVQDGSVANRRPSSIWTGTDGEEEDIQPRILSYEPVQQPQPKKMFRAKYISTELGIRERLFVGILTSKSTLSTLAVAVNRTISHHLDSVAFFTGSRDRKVPHGMFVVTHGDERHIWNMYQTVRYILNHFISEYDYFYLAQDDTYTQADRLKALVGHLSVDRLLYMGSPEEFDGGQTWGRYCYGGFGYLLSRGLLLTLQPFLENCRNDIISARPDEWLGRCIVQYTNTHCVHQHEGLQYYHFELGKNSDPSKEDSAEFRNALTVHPVSDPEQMYRLHKHFTQIELQRTYQEIHKLQAEIKNVSVLAFDGNRSATWPIGITPPFQPKTRFEVLRWDYFTEDQIYSCVDGSPKCELRGIDKQDVSDVIEVAMAELNRKYKPMIHLKKQQLLNGYRRFDPTRGMEYTLDLQLEAVNQKGRSCSITKRVCLLRPLSRIEIIPMPYVTEASRVHVILPITFQDRELVHQFLEVYAANAFVTGENAILTFLFIYKSHEAQQVNRDDIFASVKAQITTYERRFPAVRIPWISVKTESPSQIKFMDVISKKHPVDTLFFVASVKTNVKSEFLNRCRMNSISNWQVFFPIHFQNFNPDIAYYNEPLPKTVDLVKEAGLFDRSSFDEACFHNSDYMAARTRMASDLQENEELLESLDLYDMFVKYSTLHVFRAVEPSLLRHYSHQQCNPRLSEETYQRCMQNTLEGLGPRSKLAVLLFELEQGNST; encoded by the exons ATGAGGGTGAGTAAGTGTCTGGGTCTGGTTCGGCCCGTGGGTCCGGTGGTGGTGGGGATCTCTCTGGGCTTCACGCTGAGTCTGCTGAGTGTGAGCTGGGTGGAGGAACCGTGTGACCCGGTCGGGTTGGTCACCCTGGTCCAGGACGGCAGCGTGGCGAACCGGAGACCCAGCTCCATTTGGACCGGAACCGATGGAGAGGAGGAGGATATCCAGCCGCGGATCTTATCGTACGAACCGGTCCAGCAGCCCCAGCCCAAGAAGATGTTCAG GGCGAAATACATCAGtacagagctggggatccgggaGCGCTTGTTCGTGGGGATCCTGACGTCGAAGAGCACGCTCAGCACGCTGGCCGTCGCTGTGAATCGCACTATCAGCCACCACCTGGACAGCGTGGCGTTCTTCACCGGCTCTCGAGATCGAAAAGTCCCGCACGGGATGTTCGTGGTTACCCACGGCGACGAGCGGCACATCTGGAACATGTACCAGACCGTCAGATACATCCTCAATCACTTCATATCCGAATACGACTATTTCTACCTGGCCCAGGACGACACCTACACGCAGGCCGACCGCCTCAAAGCGCTGGTGGGGCATCTCAGCGTCGACCGGCTGCTGTACATGGGCAGTCCGGAGGAGTTCGATGGAG GTCAGACGTGGGGGCGGTACTGTTACGGAGGGTTCGGGTACCTGCTGTCCCGCGGCCTCCTGCTCACCCTGCAGCCCTTCCTGGAGAACTGCAGGAACGACATCATCAGCGCCAGACCTGACGAGTGGCTCGGACGCTGCATCGTGCAGTACACCAACACGCACTGCGTCCACCAGCACgag ggTCTGCAGTATTATCACTTTGAGCTGGGGAAGAATTCGGACCCCAGTAAAGAGGACAGCGCTGAGTTCAGGAACGCTCTGACGGTTCATCCGGTATCTGATCCTGAGCAGATGTACCGCCTCCACAAACACTTCACCCAGATAGAGCTGCAGAGAACCTACCAAGAGATCCACAAACTGCAG GCAGAAATAAAGAACGTAAGCGTTCTGGCGTTTGATGGAAACCGCAGCGCCACCTGGCCAATTGGGATCACGCCACCGTTTCAGCCGAAGACCCGTTTTGAGGTTCTTCGCTGGGATTACTTCACCGAAGATCAGATTTACTCCTGCGTGGACGGATCTCCGAAGTGCGAACTGCGCGGGATCGACAAGCAGGACGTGTCCGACGTCATCGAGGTGGCGATGGCGGAGCTGAACAGGAAGTACAAGCCCATGATTCACCTCAAGAAGCAGCAGCTTCTGAACGGATACCGGAGGTTCGACCCGACCCGAGGGATGGAGTACACTCTGGACCTGCAGCTGGAGGCCGTCAATCAGAAAGGACGGAGCTGCAGCATCACGAAGCGCGTCTGTCTTCTCCGTCCTCTGAGCCGCATCGAGATCATCCCCATGCCCTACGTAACCGAGGCCAGTCGAGTCCACGTCATCCTACCCATCACCTTCCAAGACCGAGAGCTGGTGCACCAGTTCTTGGAGGTTTACGCCGCCAATGCTTTCGTGACGGGCGAGAACGCCATCCTGACGTTCCTCTTCATTTACAAATCCCACGAAGCTCAGCAGGTCAACCGCGACGACATTTTCGCCAGCGTCAAAGCTCAGATCACCACCTACGAGCGCAGGTTCCCGGCGGTCAGGATTCCCTGGATCAGCGTCAAAACTGAAAGCCCGTCTCAGATCAAGTTCATGGACGTCATTTCCAAAAAGCACCCGGTCGACACGCTGTTCTTCGTCGCCTCTGTGAAGACCAACGTCAAGTCCGAGTTCCTCAACCGCTGTCGGATGAACTCCATCAGCAACTGGCAGGTGTTCTTCCCCATCCACTTCCAGAACTTCAACCCCGACATCGCCTACTACAACGAGCCGCTGCCCAAAACCGTAGACCTGGTCAAAGAAGCAGGACTTTTTGACCGCAGTTCCTTCGACGAGGCTTGTTTCCACAACTCCGACTACATGGCGGCACGGACCCGCATGGCGTCCGACCTGCAGGAGAACGAGGAACTCCTAGAGAGCCTGGATCTGTACGATATGTTTGTAAAGTACTCAACGCTGCACGTTTTCCGAGCGGTTGAACCGTCCCTGCTTCGCCACTACAGCCACCAACAGTGCAACCCCCGACTCAGCGAGGAGACGTACCAGAGGTGCATGCAGAACACGCTGGAGGGCCTGGGGCCTCGTTCCAAACTCGCCGTGCTCCTGTTCGAATTGGAACAGGGGAACAGCACGTAG